A region of Oncorhynchus masou masou isolate Uvic2021 chromosome 29, UVic_Omas_1.1, whole genome shotgun sequence DNA encodes the following proteins:
- the LOC135520018 gene encoding growth/differentiation factor 6-A-like, protein MDAFQVLSLYLSLLFIWNIPCFQSAAIISPSMPRRNKGVKILHDGQRSTTFLKEIFASSPMLSRHREDFNKDAIVPHDYMLSIYRTYSAAERLGLNASFFRSSKSANTITSFVDRGTDDLLHSPLRRQKYLFDVSTLSDKEELVGAELRIFRKVPGDLQTSPTGLYDIQLLSCRSERLLDSRSLDPLDSRKPGWEVLDVWEMFKNRHHSAQGSQLCLQLKGTLGKSEMEIDLKQMGFDRTGRNQQEKAILVVYTRSKKRENLFNEMKEKIKSRGSGSRSEEERGLRFKARRRRRTALNNRHGKRHGKKSKSRCSKKALHVNFKELGWDDWIIAPLDYEAYHCEGVCDFPLRSHLEPTNHAIIQTLMNSMDPNSTPPSCCVPTKLSPISILYIDSGNNVVYKQYEDMVVEQCGCR, encoded by the exons ATGGACGCATTTCAAGTACTATCGTTATATTTGTCACTCCTCTTCATTTGGAATATACCATGTTTTCAGTCAGCTGCCATCATATCCCCCTCTATGCCAAGGAGAAACAAGGGAGTCAAGATACTTCATGATGGACAAAGGTCAACCACATTTCTCAAAGAGATCTTCGCATCATCCCCTATGTTAAGCCGTCACCGAGAAGACTTTAATAAGGACGCAATTGTGCCCCACGATTACATGCTCTCCATATACAGAACGTATTCGGCTGCAGAGAGACTCGGACTAAACGCAAGTTTTTTCCGCTCCTCAAAGTCTGCAAACACCATAACAAGTTTTGTGGACAGAGGAACAG ACGATCTCTTGCACTCTCCTTTGCGAAGACAAAAGTATCTGTTTGATGTCTCAACCCTTTCAGACAAAGAGGAGTTGGTTGGAGCTGAATTAAGGATATTTAGAAAAGTGCCCGGGGATTTGCAAACGTCCCCGACAGGTCTCTATGACATTCAATTACTCTCCTGTCGATCAGAACGGCTACTGGATTCCAGATCCCTTGATCCTCTGGATTCCCGAAAACCAGGATGGGAGGTTTTGGACGTGTGGGAAATGTTTAAAAACCGGCAtcactctgcccaggggagccaGCTTTGTCTCCAGCTCAAGGGCACTCTTGGTAAATCAGAAATGGAAATCGATTTAAAACAGATGGGATTTGACAGAACCGGTCGAAACCAGCAAGAGAAGGCCATCTTGGTGGTTTACACCAGGTCCAAGAAAAGGGAGAACCTGTTCAACGAAATGAAAGAGAAGATCAAGTCGCGCGGATCGGGGAGCAGgtcggaggaggagaggggcctGCGGTTCAAAGCCAGGCGCCGACGGAGGACTGCATTGAACAATCGGCATGGGAAAAGACATGGCAAAAAGTCAAAATCTAGATGCAGTAAAAAGGCTCTGCACGTTAATTTCAAAGAGCTAGGGTGGGATGACTGGATCATTGCGCCATTGGATTACGAAGCGTACCACTGCGAGGGCGTGTGCGACTTCCCTTTGAGGTCGCATTTAGAGCCAACTAACCATGCCATCATTCAAACTCTCATGAATTCAATGGACCCCAATAGCACACCTCCTAGCTGTTGTGTTCCCACTAAACTAAGTCCCATCAGCATTCTTTACATAGACTCGGGCAATAACGTTGTGTACAAACAGTACGAGGACATGGTGGTAGAGCAGTGTGGCTGCAGGTAG